CGGGGCGTACCACGAGCGCTACGGCCTGCCGCTGGCCGTCACCGAAACCTCGCGGGCCACCCCCGACGTCGCCGCCAAGGCGCAGTGGGTGGACGACCTGCTCGACACGGTCGAGAAGGTCCGCGCCGACGGCGTGCCGGTCACCGCGGTGTTCTGGTTCCCGCTGCTCGACCTGGCGGACTGGTCGTACCGGGACGGCACCGCGCCGGCGGACGACTACCTGCTGCCGTTCGGGCTGGTCGACCTGGTGCGCGGCGCGGACGACGTCCTCGCGCGGGTGCCGAACGCCGCCTACGACCGCTGGCGGGCGCGGGTCACGGCCGCTCGCTGACCGTCCCGGCCGCCGCCGCGTCCCCGGCGGCGGCCGGTGCCCCCGCCGGGGAGGCCGCCGCCGGGCCGGCGGTGCGCTGCGGCGGGGCGAAGCACGCCACCACCACGGCGCCCACCACCGCGAGCGCGGCCGGCAGCAGCAGCGACTGGCCCATCGCGTCGGCGAACCCGGCGCGCAGCGCCTCGGGCAGGGCGCCCGCCGCCTCGGCCGCGCCCGTGGAGCCCGCCGCCCCCGGGCCGAGCTCGGCCACCAGGCGCGCCTGGATCAGCGCCGCGATCGCCGCCGAGCCGAGCACCGAGCCGACCTGCCGGGTCGTGTTGAACACGCCGGACCCGGCCCCCGCGAGCTGCCGCGGGAGGTTGCGGGTGGCGGTCGACGAGATGGGCGACCACAGGCAGGCGTTCGCGACGCCGAGCAGGGCCGACGGCAGCAGCAGCCGCGGCCACAGGTCGGGGTCGGGCGTCAGCCACAGCGTGAACCAGACCAGGGCCGCCGCCTGCAGCAGCATGCCGACCAGCGCGATCGTGCGGGGGTTCGCGGTGTCCACCAGGCGCCCCACCACGGGCGACAGGACGAGGGTCATGACCGCCATCGGCGCGAGCATCAGCGCCGAGCGGGTCGGGGAGAACCCGAGGACGAGCTGGTAGTAGAAGACCAGCGGCAGGGACATGGCGGTGACGGCGAACCCCAGCGTGCTGATGGCGCCGTTCGCGAGCGCGAAGTTCCGGTCCCGGAACAGGCCCAGGGGCAGGAGCGGCTCGCCGCGCATCCGCGCCTGGTGCCGCACGAACACGACGAGCACGACGAGGCCGCCCGCGACCAGGCCCCACACCGGCAGCCAGCCGCCGATCAGGCCCCAGTCGTAGGTCTGGCCCTCCTGGATGCCGAACACCAGCAGGAACATGCCGACCGCGCTGAGCAGCACGCCGACGACGTCGAACGAGTGCGCGTGCGTCTCGAGCCGGGGGACCAGGCGCCACGCCAGCACGAACGCCACGACGCCCACGGGCACGTTGACGAAGAAGATCCACTCCCAGCCGAGGCCGTCGACGAGCACGCCGCCGAGCAGCGGTCCCACCAGCGTCGCGACGCCGGCGGTCGCGCCCCACAGGCTCATCGCCTTGCCGCGCTGGTCCGGCGGGAACAGGCGCGTGATCACCGCCATCGTCTGCGGGGTCATGAGCGCGGCGCCGAGTCCCTGGAACGCCCGCGCGGCGATGAGGGCGCCGATCGAGCCCGCGAGGCCGCACGCCGCCGAGGCCAGGGTGAACACGGCCAGGCCCACGAGGTAGACCGAGCGGGGTCCGAACCGGTCGCCGAGCCTGCCGGTGACCAGCAGCGGCACCGCGTACGTCAGCAGGTAGGCGCTGGTCACCCAGATGACCGCGTCGATGTCGGTGTGCAGCCCCGCCATGATGGCCGGGTTGGCGACGGAGACGATCGTGGTGTCGACCAGGATCATGAAGAAGCCCACGACCAGCGCCCAGAGGGCGGGCCAGGGTCGGACGGTGGGGTGCACGGTGGCTCCTCGGGGGTGCGTGGGGGTGCCGGCGCCGGTCACCAGGTGACCTCGCCCGACTCGATGCGGTCGACGAACGCGGAGATCCAGCGGGACTCGGCCTCGTAGACGGCGATCTGGTAGGTCATGTCGGCCCAGTAGCGGGCCGGGAGCTGCTTGGCGGTCACGTGGGTGACGGCGCTGCGCAGGGTGTCGAGCTCGGCCCCCAGGCGGCCGAGGCGGTCGCGGAGCAGGTCGAGCACGGTCCCGCGGGGGAGGTGGTGCGCCTCGGAGAGGGCCAGGGGGAGCGTCGGGAACTCGTTGACCGGGGCGGAGATCATCGCGGCGAGGGCACCGGACAGTGCCGTGCGGCCCTCCGGCGTGATGGCGTACGTGGTGCGCTCGGGCCGGTTGCCGGCGCGGTCGGTGCCCGTCGGGACGATCAGGCCGTCGCGGTGGAGCCGGTCGACGGTGTGGTAAAGCGAGCCCGGACGGACCTTGACGACGCGGTCGGTCGCGCGCTGCCGCATGACCTGGTGCAGCTCGTACGGGTGCCGCGGGGTCTCGTCGAGCAGCGCCAGGGCGGCGACGGCGAGCGGCGTCAGGGTGGCGGCCACGTGTTGCTCCTTCCGGATCAGTCCACGTGGACTATATGCCTGCACCGCCGCGATCGCGCAACACCGGCACCCCCCGCGCGAGCGGCCTCAGTCGCCGCCGAGGCCCGCGAGCAGGTGCACGAAGGAGGCCCCGCGCAGTACCAGCTCGCCCGCGGGTCATCGGCGCGGCCGGCGCGCGACCCGAGGGTCAGTCGCGGGCGAGCAGCTCGCTGACCAGGGCGGGGAGCGCCTGCTCGATGGGGTCGCGCACCACGCGGTCGGCCACCCGGTCGTACGGGGTTGGCTCCGCGTTGACGATGACGACCTCCGCGCCGACCTCCGCCGCCAGCCCCACGAGGCTCGCGACGGGCTGCACGGTGAGCGTGCTGCCGACCGCGACGAGCACGTCGCCGTCCTGCGCCGCGGCGATCGCGCGGTCCAGTGCGCGCTCGGGCAGGCGCTCGCCGAAGTAGACGACGTCGGGCTTGAGCACGCCGCCGCAGACCGCGCACGGCGGGTCGGGCTCGGCGGCGAGGCGCGCGAGGACGGCCCGGGTGTCCTCCCGCGCGCCGCACGCGAGGCACGACGTGGTCCGGAGCGTCCCGTGCAGCTCGACGACGTCGGCCGGGTCGCTGCCGCCCGCCTGGTGCAGGCCGTCGAAGTTCTGGGTCAGCACCGCCTGGAGGCGTCCCGCCCGCCCGAGCTCGGCGACCGCGCGGTGACCGGCCGCGGGCCGGGCGTGCCAGGCGGGGTGGTCCCGCCACATCCGCCAGCCCCGCCGCCGCACGTCCGGGTCGGCGGCGTACCGGCCGATGTCGAGCAGCTCCACCTGGTCCGGGTGCCGGGTCCACGTGCCCTGCGGCCCCCGGAAGTCGGGGATGCCGGCGGCGGTGGACAGACCGGCGCCGCTGAGCACGGTGACCCGCAGGCCGGGGGCGGGCATGTGCACGGCTACCGCCCCCGCCGGGGACGGCGGCCCGCCGCGCCGGAGCGGCCGCCGCCGCGCTGACCGGCGGGGCGGCCGCCGGTGCGCCCGGTGCGCGCCGGGCGCTCGCCGCGACCCCGGGCCTGCTGGTCGGCGGCCCGGGAGGCCTTCCCGCCGGCGGCCTCGCCCGCGCCGGCGGCGCCGCGCCCGCGGGAGGAGTTGGCCGTGCGGCCCCGCACGATGCCGATGAGCTCCTCGACGAGCGGGTCGCCGTCGCGCGCGCCGAGCCAGGCCAGCGCCGCCTGCGACGCGGGCGCCCCGGACAGGGGCCGGTACGTGAGGTCCTTGCGGTGGTGCAGCCGCGCGAGGGACTGCGGGACGACGAGCACGCCCACCCCCGACGCGACGAGCGCCACGGCCTCCTCCGTCGTCGCCGGCGTCGGCAGCGCGGACGCCTCGCCGGGCGGGTCGTCCCAGCCGAGCACGTCGTCCGCCGGGGTGAGCAGGGTCTCCTCCGCCAGGTCCTCGGGCGTCAGCTCGTCCAGCGCCGTGAGCAGGTGGTCCCTCGGCAGCACGACCACGGTGGTCTCGACGTACAGCGGGATCGCCGACAGCACGTCCCGGTCGACGGGGAGGCGCAGCAGCGCGGCGTCCGCCCCGCCGGCGACGAGGGTCGGCCCCGCGTCGGCGGCCGGGCCGTGCACGAGCTCGAGCCGCACGTCGGGCAGGCGCTCGCGCCACGTCCGCACCCACGACGCGGGCACGACGCCCGGCACCAGCAGCAGGCGGAAGCGCCCTGCGGCGGCGGGGTCGGCGGTGGGGTCGGCGTCGGCGGCCGGGGGGACGGGCATCGCGGTCAGCGTAGTCGCGCGGCGGGGCAGGGCCGCGGGGTGCCGCGGGGTGCCGGCCCGGTGCCCGGCCCGGTGCGGGTCCGTGCCGGCCGGGGTCGCCCGGGGACGCCCGGTGCCGGCCGGGGGCCGGGGTCCGTATCCTGGACCGGTGACCTCCGAGGACCGCCCGGCCGCTCCGGCCCGCCGCACGCGCACGCCGCAGACCATGAAGCCCGCCACCGCGGCGGCGAAGCTCGGCGTGTACCTGCCGGCCACCCCCGAGGAGTTCCGCTCCGGGCCCGTGTCCCGCCAGCAGCTCGACGAGCTGCAGCGCACGCCCCCGCCGTGGCTGCAGGAACTGCGGCGCACCGGCCCGCACCCGCGCGCCGTCGTGGCGGCCCGCCTGCGCATCTCGACCTCCGGCCTGGCGCGCGCCGGCCTGACGGACCCGCTGACCACCGAGCAGATCGACGCGATCATCGAGGAGAGCCCGGAGTGGCTGCACCGCGAGCGCGCCACG
This is a stretch of genomic DNA from Cellulomonas sp. ES6. It encodes these proteins:
- a CDS encoding DHA2 family efflux MFS transporter permease subunit; this translates as MHPTVRPWPALWALVVGFFMILVDTTIVSVANPAIMAGLHTDIDAVIWVTSAYLLTYAVPLLVTGRLGDRFGPRSVYLVGLAVFTLASAACGLAGSIGALIAARAFQGLGAALMTPQTMAVITRLFPPDQRGKAMSLWGATAGVATLVGPLLGGVLVDGLGWEWIFFVNVPVGVVAFVLAWRLVPRLETHAHSFDVVGVLLSAVGMFLLVFGIQEGQTYDWGLIGGWLPVWGLVAGGLVVLVVFVRHQARMRGEPLLPLGLFRDRNFALANGAISTLGFAVTAMSLPLVFYYQLVLGFSPTRSALMLAPMAVMTLVLSPVVGRLVDTANPRTIALVGMLLQAAALVWFTLWLTPDPDLWPRLLLPSALLGVANACLWSPISSTATRNLPRQLAGAGSGVFNTTRQVGSVLGSAAIAALIQARLVAELGPGAAGSTGAAEAAGALPEALRAGFADAMGQSLLLPAALAVVGAVVVACFAPPQRTAGPAAASPAGAPAAAGDAAAAGTVSERP
- a CDS encoding PadR family transcriptional regulator, with protein sequence MAATLTPLAVAALALLDETPRHPYELHQVMRQRATDRVVKVRPGSLYHTVDRLHRDGLIVPTGTDRAGNRPERTTYAITPEGRTALSGALAAMISAPVNEFPTLPLALSEAHHLPRGTVLDLLRDRLGRLGAELDTLRSAVTHVTAKQLPARYWADMTYQIAVYEAESRWISAFVDRIESGEVTW
- a CDS encoding Sir2 family NAD-dependent protein deacetylase; this translates as MPAPGLRVTVLSGAGLSTAAGIPDFRGPQGTWTRHPDQVELLDIGRYAADPDVRRRGWRMWRDHPAWHARPAAGHRAVAELGRAGRLQAVLTQNFDGLHQAGGSDPADVVELHGTLRTTSCLACGAREDTRAVLARLAAEPDPPCAVCGGVLKPDVVYFGERLPERALDRAIAAAQDGDVLVAVGSTLTVQPVASLVGLAAEVGAEVVIVNAEPTPYDRVADRVVRDPIEQALPALVSELLARD
- a CDS encoding LysR family substrate-binding domain-containing protein, which translates into the protein MPVPPAADADPTADPAAAGRFRLLLVPGVVPASWVRTWRERLPDVRLELVHGPAADAGPTLVAGGADAALLRLPVDRDVLSAIPLYVETTVVVLPRDHLLTALDELTPEDLAEETLLTPADDVLGWDDPPGEASALPTPATTEEAVALVASGVGVLVVPQSLARLHHRKDLTYRPLSGAPASQAALAWLGARDGDPLVEELIGIVRGRTANSSRGRGAAGAGEAAGGKASRAADQQARGRGERPARTGRTGGRPAGQRGGGRSGAAGRRPRRGR
- a CDS encoding DUF5997 family protein, translating into MKPATAAAKLGVYLPATPEEFRSGPVSRQQLDELQRTPPPWLQELRRTGPHPRAVVAARLRISTSGLARAGLTDPLTTEQIDAIIEESPEWLHRERATQQEVKREEQRLRERDAARAATPGTERS